Proteins encoded by one window of Chryseobacterium foetidum:
- a CDS encoding LuxE/PaaK family acyltransferase: MKNIFDIQTDEDFLTACLETFRFQYENVEVYRKFVDYLKINPENVIEVAKIPFLPIEMFKNHQILDKNASADLFFQSSGTTQMNLSKHFIADTDLYEKSIYKSFEQFIGKPEDFIFLGLLPSYLEKQNSSLIYMVDFLMKKSNKLENGYFLYNHEDLFQLLNELKDKKVILFGVSFALLDFLDYCNSNTKPLNHSSTLTLIETGGMKGRKEEMTKDELLKILQDGFKTDKIYSEYSMTELLSQAYSLGENTYQCPNWMRVLVRNVEDPFSYEKEGRTGAINIIDLANIHSCSFIATQDLGKTLPESKFQVLGRIDHSDIRGCSLLVS; the protein is encoded by the coding sequence TTGAAAAATATTTTTGACATACAAACTGACGAAGATTTTCTGACTGCCTGTCTTGAAACTTTCAGATTTCAATATGAAAATGTTGAGGTTTACAGAAAGTTTGTGGATTATCTTAAAATTAATCCTGAAAATGTAATTGAGGTTGCGAAAATTCCGTTTTTGCCGATTGAAATGTTTAAAAATCATCAGATTTTAGATAAAAATGCGTCTGCGGATTTGTTTTTTCAAAGTTCAGGAACAACGCAGATGAATTTGTCTAAACATTTCATCGCCGATACAGATTTGTACGAGAAAAGTATTTACAAAAGCTTTGAACAGTTTATCGGAAAGCCCGAAGATTTTATTTTTTTAGGTTTATTGCCAAGTTATTTAGAGAAACAAAATTCATCTCTGATTTACATGGTTGATTTTTTGATGAAGAAATCAAACAAGCTTGAGAACGGCTATTTTCTGTACAACCACGAAGATTTATTTCAACTTCTAAATGAACTGAAAGACAAAAAAGTGATTCTTTTCGGCGTCTCATTTGCCCTTTTAGACTTTTTGGATTACTGTAATTCTAACACTAAACCACTAAACCATTCTTCCACTTTAACTCTTATAGAAACCGGTGGTATGAAGGGCAGAAAAGAAGAAATGACAAAAGATGAATTGCTGAAAATTCTGCAGGATGGTTTTAAAACCGATAAAATTTATTCAGAATATTCCATGACAGAACTGCTTTCGCAGGCTTATTCTTTGGGAGAAAATACCTATCAATGCCCCAACTGGATGCGCGTTTTGGTAAGAAATGTGGAAGATCCTTTCAGTTACGAAAAAGAGGGCAGGACGGGAGCTATCAATATCATTGATTTGGCGAATATTCATTCATGTTCATTTATTGCAACTC